A single region of the Eremothecium gossypii ATCC 10895 chromosome V, complete sequence genome encodes:
- the MAF1 gene encoding RNA polymerase III-inhibiting protein MAF1 (Syntenic homolog of Saccharomyces cerevisiae YDR005C (MAF1); 1-intron) yields the protein MKFIDELDLELVNQTLNFETSESKISGGCDIFTTKPVASDKKLYKTIDRHLESLLQENESYNAAIQQQIELENKRRDPKQAGSDCAEPAEDSPTRNANSFWEQKRRMSVSESPRADTSPLFKSQKLNDQQLKELVSHPLEVPGCKSPSNETSARGVLRRSTSAGSFENNAGSAEQQKRRTSSIGSAANGTKSPILRRSSFNRETINIGPFGPISETASRRTFAYLIGILNASYPDHDFASLKPTDFVKSSRKQLVSKFENSIIALGKQPQEWIWETINAHMDLADCVFYQYNPQESFLDDEPGHLWSLMWFMFNKKRKRVAYFYLSAFRVKNPPSTGGSVALDEYYDSNSKPELREKRRRLTIEHETNDFEGEYDLTYTSSGDGAVEDEDEDMNDAD from the exons ATGAAG TTTATCGACGAGCTTGATTTGGAGTTGGTGAACCAAACCCTGAATTTCGAGACGTCCGAATCGAAGATAAGTGGGGGGTGCGACATCTTCACCACTAAGCCCGTGGCGTCTGATAAGAAGCTGTACAAGACGATAGACCGCCACCTCGAGTCGTTGCTGCAGGAAAACGAGTCCTACAATGCGGCAATCCAGCAGCAGATAGAACTGGAGAACAAAAGGCGCGACCCGAAACAGGCTGGCAGTGACTGCGCGGAGCCGGCAGAAGACTCGCCCACGCGTAATGCAAACTCATTTTGGGAGCAGAAGCGCCGGATGTCTGTGAGCGAGAGCCCAAGGGCGGACACATCGCCGCTGTTCAAGTCGCAGAAGCTGAATGACCAGCAACTCAAAGAACTTGTATCCCACCCATTGGAGGTGCCCGGCTGCAAGAGCCCCAGCAACGAGACGTCGGCGCGGGGGGTGTTGAGGAGATCGACTAGCGCTGGTAGCTTTGAGAATAATGCCGGTTCTGCAGAACAGCAAAAAAGAAGGACCAGCAGTATAGGGAGCGCTGCCAACGGGACCAAGTCGCCAATACTGAGGCGTTCCAGTTTCAACAGAGAGACAATCAACATAGGCCCATTTGGCCCAATTAGTGAAACCGCCAGTAGGAGGACGTTTGCGTACTTGATAGGCATCCTCAATGCCTCATACCCTGACCATGACTTTGCTTCTCTTAAGCCTACAGATTTTGTAAAGAGCTCTAGAAAGCAGTTGGTGTCAAAATTTGAGAACTCTATCATTGCGCTAGGGAAACAGCCCCAGGAATGGATTTGGGAGACGATCAATGCCCACATGGACTTAGCCGATTGCGTATTTTACCAATATAACCCCCAGGAGTCATTTTTGGATGATGAACCAGGCCACCTGTGGTCTTTGATGTGGTTTATGTTCAACAAAAAGAGAAAAAGAGTCGCGTATTTCTACTTAAGCGCATTTAGGGTGAAGAATCCGCCATCTACTGGCGGCTCTGTGGCGCTTGATGAATATTATGATTCCAACTCAAAACCCGAATTGCGCGAAAAACGTAGAAGATTGACGATAGAGCATGAAACTAATGATTTTGAAGGTGAATATGATTTAACCTACACTTCAAGCGGAGATGGTGCGGTTGAAGATGAAGATGAAGATATGAATGATGCTGATTAG
- the DSF2 gene encoding Dsf2p (Syntenic homolog of Saccharomyces cerevisiae YBR007C (DSF2)) yields the protein MPFFDPNNPSPLDDIRIQEEYEGVDLNPRNRSKPRANSLLHDQQSLISFDSIQTADRLLDKLDLSIEDELLLQQALREEEEERRIATQEYPDDIYFSMTQSSRPMIPMTTARPAHRPVLCIPASSFPSLRHAGGTARHKTNVAPPVHQSSHAILEDLNDNEKLVSSKGNVVEDHISKFRYSYLVQEGSGDEAEDTPQNEDGSETLDALQIEKYRRKLAQTNRYYGTGSSPTELTHGSGSASVSNPQSRAKSSTHVLEQATHNETASSHTPSNSVSSLALQNHTTASSFESDLTARTAENGPNNGSSTLLSTPKTSRKSLECDSPGHPSSPSIWNKGHKKKNSFSLKNLFKSPKVTSETESSPKADNSSNEEHDAAAYSEQMPPITAPSAHRQSEHHHHSASAYPKKPLQKLQHSYKLLIEPRPMLPVVRSDEVALLKHRRSASLPKNGPRPGTQRDPNTWEQQDRATLLQHAKILQQQKQLPQISSSHSHAHNKRPPVPPKDIPVGSQQPKMHTQQGANKMHKPATSVVQRTGSLGNKRVPDPPLPVSADGRLTPEQKVQLALELRNRRQYAECTKLLREACEAGDRTGFLLYGLALRHGSGIPTNLPESFKWIFKASGVKDEAAEVLSLNIDPFKLKNVPLVPPEPEAPALYECGISYLKGYGFAKPDELKGLKYLEQAASLGHIDSICLCGTIWSKRSRNRPRDSCRAAAWFRIADAMGADLIGANWIYKEKYMRPSPESSAAVGSYKEQKATPPVPTKHKP from the coding sequence ATGCCATTCTTCGATCCAAACAATCCATCTCCGTTGGATGATATTCGCATTCAAGAGGAGTATGAGGGTGTCGACCTAAACCCGAGGAATCGGTCAAAGCCGAGAGCAAACTCGTTGCTACACGACCAACAGTCGTTGATATCGTTTGATTCCATCCAGACTGCAGATAGGTTGCTGGACAAGCTGGACCTAAGTATAGAAGATGAGTTGCTGttgcagcaggcgctgagagaagaagaggaagaaCGGAGGATCGCTACACAAGAGTACCCGGATGATATATACTTCAGCATGACACAGAGCAGTAGGCCGATGATCCCGATGACGaccgcgcggccggcgcaCAGACCCGTGTTATGTATTCCAGCATCTTCATTTCCATCTTTAAGGCATGCTGGCGGCACTGCGCGGCACAAGACAAACGTAGCACCTCCAGTCCACCAGAGCTCCCATGCTATCCTCGAAGACTTGAATGATAACGAAAAATTGGTGAGCTCGAAGGGAAATGTTGTGGAGGACCACATCTCCAAATTTAGATACTCCTACTTGGTCCAGGAAGGTAGTGGCGACGAGGCGGAGGACACCCCTCAAAATGAAGACGGCTCAGAGACACTGGACGCGCTGCAGATTGAAAAGTACAGGAGAAAGTTAGCCCAAACGAACCGCTACTATGGGACTGGCAGTTCTCCTACAGAATTAACGCATGGTTCTGGCAGCGCAAGTGTTAGTAACCCGCAATCCCGCGCTAAGTCGAGTACACATGTGCTGGAACAAGCCACTCACAACGAGACCGCGTCTTCTCACACGCCGAGCAACAGTGTTTCTTCGTTAGCTCTACAGAACCACACGACAGCCTCATCTTTCGAGAGCGACTTGACAGCGCGCACTGCTGAAAATGGGCCGAATAACGGCTCCAGTACACTCCTATCCACGCCCAAGACTTCCCGGAAAAGCCTGGAATGCGATTCACCGGGCCACCCGTCGTCTCCTTCGATATGGAATAAGGGCCATAAAAAGAAGAATTCATTTTCCCTTAAAAACTTGTTCAAGTCACCGAAGGTCACATCGGAGACCGAGTCTTCCCCCAAGGCCGACAACAGTTCTAATGAAGAACATGACGCTGCCGCATATTCCGAACAGATGCCACCTATCACAGCACCGTCTGCTCATCGCCAGTCAGAACATCATCATCACTCGGCGTCAGCGTACCCGAAAAAGCCCCTCCAGAAGCTCCAGCACAGCTACAAGTTGTTGATCGAACCGCGGCCAATGCTGCCTGTGGTAAGATCTGACGAAGTGGCCCTTCTAAAGCATCGGAGGAGCGCAAGCCTTCCCAAGAATGGGCCGAGGCCCGGAACGCAACGGGATCCTAACACCTGGGAACAGCAGGACAGAGCCACCCTGCTGCAGCATGCAAAGATACTTCAGCAACAGAAACAACTTCCGCAAATATCATCCTCACACTCTCACGCCCATAACAAACGCCCCCCTGTTCCTCCCAAAGATATACCCGTCGGCTCTCAGCAACCCAAAATGCATACACAGCAGGGAGCCAACAAGATGCATAAACCTGCGACATCTGTGGTACAGAGAACCGGAAGCCTGGGAAATAAACGGGTCCCGGACCCACCACTACCAGTTAGCGCCGACGGAAGGCTGACTCCGGAGCAGAAGGTCCAGCTCGCCCTGGAATTGCGAAATAGACGGCAGTACGCTGAATGCACAAAACTTTTAAGAGAAGCATGCGAGGCTGGTGACAGGACGGGATTCCTACTGTACGGCCTAGCACTAAGGCACGGCTCGGGCATCCCGACTAATCTACCAGAATCCTTCAAGTGGATCTTCAAGGCGTCTGGCGTCAAGGACGAGGCGGCCGAGGTCCTATCCCTCAACATCGATCCGTTCAAGCTCAAGAACGTCCCGTTGGTCCCGCCAGAGCCCGAGGCACCCGCCCTATACGAGTGCGGCATTTCATATCTAAAGGGTTATGGCTTTGCGAAGCCAGATGAGCTCAAGGGCCTCAAGTACCTGGAGCAGGCTGCATCACTCGGACACATCGACTCCATCTGTCTCTGCGGAACCATCTGGTCGAAACGCTCCAGAAACCGCCCGCGGGACTCATGTAGGGCGGCCGCCTGGTTCCGCATCGCCGACGCCATGGGTGCCGACCTCATCGGCGCCAATTGGATCTACAAAGAAAAGTATATGCGGCCGTCGCCTGAATCATCTGCCGCAGTTGGGTCTTATAAAGAGCAGAAGGCGACTCCCCCCGTGCCCACCAAACACAAGCCTTAG